AAGCTGGAGGTCGCCACCACGGAGTACCGCGGCCACGCCCGCGACCTCGCCCGCCAGGCCGCGCAGAGCGGCAGCGCGGAGCTGGTGATCGCGCTCGGCGGCGACGGCACCGTCAACGAGGTCGTCAACGGGCTGCTGCACGAGGGCCCGGACCCCGAACGCCTGCCGCGCCTGGCGGTCGTGCCCGGCGGCTCCACGAATGTCTTCGCACGCGCCCTGGGCATGCCCAACCACGTGGTGGAGGCGACGGGCGCGCTGCTGGACGCGCTGGAGTCGCGCAGTGAGAGAACTGTCGGCCTGGGGCTGGCCGGCGGTGTTCCGGGAACGGACGACGCCGAAATCCCGCCGCGCTGGTTCACTTTCACAGCAGGGCTGGGATTCGACGCCGGAGTGATCGGCAGGGTCGAGCAACAGCGCGAGCGCGGAAAGCGATCGACGCACTCCCTTTATGTGCGTCAGGTCATGCGGCAGTTCCTGAAGGAACCGCACCGCAGCAAAGGAACGATCACACTGCGCAGGCAGAGTGAGGATCCGATCGAAGACCTGGCGCTGTCGATGGTGTGCAACACCGCGCCGTGGTCGTACCTGGGCAACAAGCCCCTGTACGCGGCCCCCGAGGCATCCTTCGACACCGGCCTTGACGTGCTGGGACTCTCCCGGCTGACCCCCGCGGCCGTCAGCCGTTACGCGACTCAGCTGCTCACTTCGAGCCCCGAACGGGGACCCCGCGGTAAGCACGCGGTTACGCTGCACGACCTCACGGACTTCACCTTGCATTCGCAGGTTCCACTGCCGTTTCAGGTGGATGGTGACCACCTGGGGCTGCGTACGAGCGTGAGCTTCACAGGCGTTCGCCGTGCACTGCGTGTGATTGTGTAAGTCGAAGAGCCTAAAGTCCTTCCACTCGAACGTTTAGACCAGGATCCACCCACTGGAATGACGGCTGTGAGCTAGGCGACACCAAGGATTCAAAAAAAACTTTCCGGAAGGGGTTGTATCCGTCGCCGAGGTTTGCGAGTCTCTTCATGGCGATCGGGACGGCCCACTACTTGGGCCCCCTTGAGAGTCCGAATCCCCTCCTTCTCATCTCAGTGGGACCCGCATCACAGTTGTGTGGCCCCTCTTCACCCGTGAGGGGATTCGTGAAAGCGTTCACATTCACAAGCAATGCCACACACGAGGAGAGGTAGCAGCCATGGACTGGCGTCACCACGCCGTTTGCCGCGAGGAAGACCCCGAGCTGTTCTTCCCCATCGGCAACACTGGTCCTGCGCTGCTGCAGATCGAGGAAGCCAAGGCCGTCTGCCGCCGCTGCCCCGTCATGGAGCAGTGCCTGCAGTGGGCCCTGGAGTCCGGTCAGGACTCCGGTGTCTGGGGTGGCCTCAGCGAGGATGAGCGCCGCGCGATGAAGCGCCGCGCCGCCCGCAACCGGGCGCGGAACAACGCCGCGACCGCCTGAAGCGCCGCCCTGCACCTAGCTGCAACCCCCGAGCCGCAGCGCGCAGAGCCCTCGGAGCGCCTAGCAGCAAGCAGAGCGCCCGCACACACAGAGCGTGAAGCGCTGAGCCCCCGGGTCCGTTCGTCAACGGACCCGGGGGCTCAGTGCTTTTCGTGCGTCAGCGCTTTTCGCGCTTCTCCGTGAGCGGCAGGTCGAACAGCACCCGGGTGCCGCCCTCGGACACCGGCAGCATGTCGAAGCCGCCGCCCAACTCGCCCTCCACGAGCGTGCGTACGATCTGGAGTCCGAGGTTGCCCGCGCTCTTGGGGTCGAACCCCTCCGGCAGGCCACGGCCGTTGTCCTGGACGGTGACCAGCAGCCGGGCTCCGTCGTGGCCCGCGCCGCCCGTGCCGCCGCCGCGTACGGCGTGCACCTCGATGGCGCCCTGCTCCTCCGGTCCGAAGCCGTGCTCGATGGCGTTTTGCAGCACCTCGGTGAGCACCATGGACAGCGGGGTGGCGACCTCGGCGCCCAGGATGCCGAAGCGCCCGGTGCGACGGCCGGCGATCCGGCCGGGTGAGATCTCGGCGACCATGGCCAGGACCCGGTCGGCGATCTCGTCGAAGTCGACGCGCTCGTCCAGGTTCTGGGAGAGGGTCTCGTGCACGATCGCGATCGAGCCGACCCTGCGCACCGCCTCCTCGAGCGCCTCCTTGCCCCGGTCGGAGTCCATCCTGCGGGCCTGGAGGCGCAGCAGCGCCGCCACGGTCTGGAGGTTGTTCTTCACCCGGTGGTGGATCTCCCGGATGGTGGCGTCCTTGGTGATCAGCTCCCGCTCGCGGCGGCGTACTTCGGTGATGTCGCGCAGCAGGATGAGCGAACCGATGCGGGTGCCCTTGGGTTTGAGCGGGATGGCGCGCAACTGGACGACGCAGTCGGTGCCCTCGACCTCGGCGCCGCGCGGGGCCCAGCCGCTGGCGAGCTTGACCAGCGCCTCGTCCACCGGGCCGCGGGAGGGCGCGAGTTCGGCGGTGGCCTGGCCCAGATGCAGGCCCACCAGGTCGGTGGCCAGACCGAGCCGGTGGTAGGCGGACAGGGCGTTGGGGCTGGCGTACTGCACGACGCCGTCCGCGTCGAGGCGGATGAGGCCGTCGCCCACCCGGGGCACGTGGTCCATGTCGACCTGGTGGCCGGGGAAGGGGAAGGTGCCGCCCGCGATCATCTGGGCGAGGTCGGAGGCGCTTTGGAGATAGGTCAGCTCCAGCCGGCTGGGGGTGCGCACGGTCAGCAGGTTGGTGTTGCGCGCGATCACGCCCAGCACCCGGCCCTCGCGGCGCACCGGGATCGACTCGACGCGTACGGGGACCTCCTCGCGCCACTCCGGGTCGCCCTCGCGCACGATCCGGCCCTCGTCCAGCGCCGCGTCCAGCAGCGGGCGGCGGCCCCTGGGCACGAGGTGGCCGACCATGTCGTCCTGGTGCGAGGTGGGGCCGGTGTTGGGCCGCATCTGCGCGACGGAGACATAGCGGGTCCCGTCGAGCGTGGGAACCCACAGGACCAGGTCCGCGAAGGAGAGGTCGGCCAGGAGCTGCCACTCGGACACCAGCAGATGGAGCCATTCCAGCTCGGCGTCCGAGAGCGCGGTGTGCTGGCGTACGAGGTCGTTCATGGAGGGCACCCGGCCGAGGGTACCGGCAGGACGCCGGGGCTCCGGCGGGGGTGGGCGTGGAGGCGCGGGAGAAGTGGGAGAACAGCGGGGGAAGAAGGGGGAACACCGGTGCGAACCGGGGCGTCGACCTGTGCGATTCCATAGACAGAGCGCCGTGGTCTAGTCCACAATCCTCGGGACAGGACTTCTGCCCTCCCCGCACAGGAGGGCAGATCGAGGCCCGTGCCGCTCTCTGCCCTGACAGCGGCGGGCCTTGCAGCTCCGGGCTGCGGTGCCGGGCGGGTTGAGGGTCCCGCCCCGGTGCCGCGGCCCGAAGTGCTTTCCGGGAGCTCTCCGGAGGGCCCGCGCGGCTCAGGCCCGCGGCTCAGGCCCGCGGCTCAGGCGTGCTGGATCGCGTCGTCGGGGGACACGGGGAACGTGGTCGTCCTGTCGCCGAGGGTGAGCGCACGGTAGGTCGCCGTCGCCGCCTCCTCCAGGTTCATGGCGCGGCGGAAGGCCATGCCGACGTCCTCGCCGAGCGCGGAGCAGCCGTGGTTGCCGAGGATCACGCAGTTGTGGGCCTTGGCCTGTTCGGCTGCGGTGTCGGCCAGCTCGTCGGAGCCGTTGGGGTGGAAGTCGGTGCGGCCGACGGAGCGGACATAGACGGCGTGGTCCAGGGTGAGCAGGCGGATCTCGTAGCCGAGGGCGTCCACGAGCACGGCGTGCTGCGGGTGTATGTGGACGATCGCGTTCGTGTCCTCGCGCACGCGGTAGGTGCGCTGGTGCAGCTTCCACTCGCTGGATGGCCGCGGGTTGTCGGCCGGGGTGCCGGCGACGACCTCGCCCTGGAGGTTCATCGTGCTGAAGTCCTCGGGGACGAGCCGGTCGAGCCAGGTGCCCGAGGCCGTGACGACGAACTCGTCGGAGCCGGGGAGCCGGGCCGACAGGTTGCCGCCGCTGGCGAGGACGAAGCCCTGCCGTACGGCTGTGCTGCCGACGTCGATGAGCTGCTCGATCAGGCCCTCGACGGTGGTCGCCTTCTTCATGATGCTGTCGCTTTCTGCTCGTGCCGCGCGGGCTGCGCGCTCTGCTTGCCGCTCGGTTTCTTGAGGAGCGCCTTCGCGGTGGTGACGTCGGTGACGGCCATGTTCATCAGCCCGGAGCCGAGTGCGGTGCGCAGCGCCTCGACCTTGTGGGCGCCGAAGGAGACGGCAACGCGGCGCGGGATGGCCGACAGCTCACCGAGTGTGAGCCCGACGACGCGCTCGTCGACGTCGCCGGTGACGGGGGTGCCGTCGCCGGCGAAGAACCGCCCCGAGATGTCGCCCACGGCCCCGGCCTCGTCCAGCTCGGCCTGCTCGCGCTCGCTGAGCCGTTCGATCAGCAGCCCCGACCCGCGGTCCATGCCGCCGACGCCCGCGACGAGCAGGTCGGCACCGCTCGCCAGCCGCAGCGTCTCGCGCACGCCGGGGTCGGCGCGCAGCGCGCGGCCCATCCGGGGGGACGAGGCGAGGACGGGCGCGGGCAGGTGGTAGGTCTCGGCCTGGAAGAACGTGCCGAGTCCGATGACGAGTTCGTGCGGGCTGATGCCCCGGGAGAGCCCGCCCCAGCTACCCGCGAGCGGGACGAGGCCCAGCCCGGGAACGGGTTCGGGGCGCACATGGGGAATGACCGCCGCGACGGTGGAGGAGAGGCCGACGGCGACCGTACGGGCCGAGGGGATGAGCGCGGCCAGGCACTCGGAGCCCGCCATGCCCACGGCGTCGTACGTACGGTCGGCGTCGGAGAAGCTGGGCGCGACCCACGCCTGGCTGAGTCCGAACTCGGCCGTGAGCGCGGCCTCCAGCTCGCCGAAGGGGGCCTGTGGGCTGTGGATGCGGATCTCCACGATCCCGGAGCGGCGGGCCTCGGCCAGCAGGCGGGTGACCTTCACCCGGGAGAGGCCCAGCAGCTCGCCGATCTCGTGGTGGGTCATGCCGTGCTGGTAGTGCAGCCGGGCCACCCGTCCCTGTAGTTCCTTGGCCTCCACGCGTGAACTTCCGTTCCCCTGTGCGAGCATCGGTTCACCATGATGCCTCGCGGGGTGCCGGGCGACAACGTCGGGGCCGGGCGCCTCGCGGCGCCTAGCGGGTCTCGGTGACCTTGGCGAGTGAGCGCGGCGCGTCCGGGTCCTGGCCGCGCGCGATCGTGACCTCGTACGCCAGCATCTGGAGCGGGAGGATCTCCACGATCGGCTGAAGCTCCTCGGGCAGGCCTTCGGTCGGCAGCGCGAATCCGGCCGAGGCGCGGTCCACCTCGTCCTGCTTGCCGATCACGACGAGGTCGGCGCCCCGGTCGCGCAGCCGGTCCAGCACGGGCTGGAGAGCCTCGCCGCCCTTGCCTTCGGCGACCACGGCGATGACGGGCGAGATGTTGTCGACCATGGCCAGCGGACCGTGCAGCAGGTCGGCCCCCGAGTAGGACAGGGCGGGGATGTAGCTGGTCTCCATCAGCTTGAGCGCGGCTTCCTTGGCGGTCGGGTAGCCGTAGCCGCGCGAGGTCAGCACCATGCGCTCGGCGAAGCGGTAGCGGGCTGCCAGCGCCTTGACCTCGTCCCTGCGGGCCAGCACGGACTCGGCGAGGTCCGGCAGCGCCTTGGCCGTCTCGGTGCCTTCCCC
This sequence is a window from Streptomyces sp. NBC_01775. Protein-coding genes within it:
- a CDS encoding class II aldolase/adducin family protein, with the translated sequence MKKATTVEGLIEQLIDVGSTAVRQGFVLASGGNLSARLPGSDEFVVTASGTWLDRLVPEDFSTMNLQGEVVAGTPADNPRPSSEWKLHQRTYRVREDTNAIVHIHPQHAVLVDALGYEIRLLTLDHAVYVRSVGRTDFHPNGSDELADTAAEQAKAHNCVILGNHGCSALGEDVGMAFRRAMNLEEAATATYRALTLGDRTTTFPVSPDDAIQHA
- a CDS encoding sugar-binding transcriptional regulator, whose amino-acid sequence is MLAQGNGSSRVEAKELQGRVARLHYQHGMTHHEIGELLGLSRVKVTRLLAEARRSGIVEIRIHSPQAPFGELEAALTAEFGLSQAWVAPSFSDADRTYDAVGMAGSECLAALIPSARTVAVGLSSTVAAVIPHVRPEPVPGLGLVPLAGSWGGLSRGISPHELVIGLGTFFQAETYHLPAPVLASSPRMGRALRADPGVRETLRLASGADLLVAGVGGMDRGSGLLIERLSEREQAELDEAGAVGDISGRFFAGDGTPVTGDVDERVVGLTLGELSAIPRRVAVSFGAHKVEALRTALGSGLMNMAVTDVTTAKALLKKPSGKQSAQPARHEQKATAS
- a CDS encoding diacylglycerol/lipid kinase family protein, with translation MRALLVVNPAATTTSARTRDVLAHALASDLKLEVATTEYRGHARDLARQAAQSGSAELVIALGGDGTVNEVVNGLLHEGPDPERLPRLAVVPGGSTNVFARALGMPNHVVEATGALLDALESRSERTVGLGLAGGVPGTDDAEIPPRWFTFTAGLGFDAGVIGRVEQQRERGKRSTHSLYVRQVMRQFLKEPHRSKGTITLRRQSEDPIEDLALSMVCNTAPWSYLGNKPLYAAPEASFDTGLDVLGLSRLTPAAVSRYATQLLTSSPERGPRGKHAVTLHDLTDFTLHSQVPLPFQVDGDHLGLRTSVSFTGVRRALRVIV
- a CDS encoding SIS domain-containing protein translates to MSSNAPSTPGTIMSGEMAEQPAVLRRILDEGAGAIREVAERIAAKNPRFVLLTARGTSDNAALYAKYLLEIQLGKPCGLTSMSTTTAYGAQPDLTDCLVITISQSGGSPDLVASTEAAREAGAITLAVTNNADSPLAKVSEFHIDVLAGPEKALPATKTYTAELLALYLFVEGLRGGEGTETAKALPDLAESVLARRDEVKALAARYRFAERMVLTSRGYGYPTAKEAALKLMETSYIPALSYSGADLLHGPLAMVDNISPVIAVVAEGKGGEALQPVLDRLRDRGADLVVIGKQDEVDRASAGFALPTEGLPEELQPIVEILPLQMLAYEVTIARGQDPDAPRSLAKVTETR
- a CDS encoding WhiB family transcriptional regulator, giving the protein MDWRHHAVCREEDPELFFPIGNTGPALLQIEEAKAVCRRCPVMEQCLQWALESGQDSGVWGGLSEDERRAMKRRAARNRARNNAATA
- a CDS encoding PAS domain-containing sensor histidine kinase; this translates as MNDLVRQHTALSDAELEWLHLLVSEWQLLADLSFADLVLWVPTLDGTRYVSVAQMRPNTGPTSHQDDMVGHLVPRGRRPLLDAALDEGRIVREGDPEWREEVPVRVESIPVRREGRVLGVIARNTNLLTVRTPSRLELTYLQSASDLAQMIAGGTFPFPGHQVDMDHVPRVGDGLIRLDADGVVQYASPNALSAYHRLGLATDLVGLHLGQATAELAPSRGPVDEALVKLASGWAPRGAEVEGTDCVVQLRAIPLKPKGTRIGSLILLRDITEVRRRERELITKDATIREIHHRVKNNLQTVAALLRLQARRMDSDRGKEALEEAVRRVGSIAIVHETLSQNLDERVDFDEIADRVLAMVAEISPGRIAGRRTGRFGILGAEVATPLSMVLTEVLQNAIEHGFGPEEQGAIEVHAVRGGGTGGAGHDGARLLVTVQDNGRGLPEGFDPKSAGNLGLQIVRTLVEGELGGGFDMLPVSEGGTRVLFDLPLTEKREKR